GCCATCATCATCCCGGATTAACGGCTGCAGGCCAAGCTTTTTCAGCATATTCACCGTTTTATAGCCCCTGGCTGCAATTTTCATGGACTGTAAAGCTTCAATGAAACGATCTCCCGCTTCCATCTTCACTGCCGTTTTATATAATAATTCCGTCCCCACTCCCGTCGTCAGGATGATCCAATCGAACTCCCCTGCCATCAACCGGGTGACATCCTCTTCCAAATGGGAATCATCCAGGAATACCGTCCCCTGTGCCGGGCGAACGAGCGGGACTCCCCCAAGATTTTGAACGATTTTACTAAGTTCTTCCGTCTTCCTCGCTCCCAATAAAGCAACGGTCCTGCCATTAAGCTTACTCATCCATGCCCCTCCTATATGTACATTCAATTAAATCCATCTCACCCATTATACAAATTTTCAGTCTTTGAAACTATAAAAAACGAATTCGATATCAAAATCAACGCTTTTTCTTTCTTTAACCCTATATAAATTCAATGGAAAAGTGGATTGGCAGCATTTTTCTTCTTATAAGTCCAATACTCGTGAGTTCCGGGCTTTTACTCGTGAGTTTCGAGCAAATACCCGTGAGTTCCAGGCTTTTACTCGTGAGTTTGGGGCAAATACTCGTGAGTTCCGGACTTTTACTCGTGAGTTTGGGGCAAATACTCGTGAGTTCCAGGCTTTTACTCGTGAGTTTGGAACACAGTTAAAAAAAGCTGCCACCAGGACAGCCAGATTTTCACATTATTAACTTTTGTGAACGGCCATTTGGGCAATATGCTCCTGTTCCTTTTTTACAAAAACATCATATTGAGTGTTTTCATGGCGATGTTGAAAGTTATCAGAGCCTAAATTCATAGGCGTTTTCGTTTTGAATCGTATCCCTTCCCTTTCCAATTTCGCAACTACTTTAAAATAATTTTCATTCCCGAATGCCGTATAGATACATGTCCAATATTTATAGAAAATTAGTTTGGCAGTTACTGTACAGGCAATCACGAAGACTAGTATTCCAATCATTATATACACATCTTAGCTCCCTTTCATTTCGGGCTTTTTCGAAAATCCATCTTATATACTATATTCTTTGCCGTACATAACATTTCCTTTTTAAGTAAAGAAAGGGGACCCAGTTTTGGGTCCCCTTCTTCATATTTGCATTATTTTTCAGGAACGTTACAAGAACCGTCCGTACAGGTGTCACCTGTTGCTGGATCATTCACGATTGTAAGCGGATTTTCCTCAGCCCATACTTTTTTTAGCGTATCCAGGAATGCTTCCGTTGGCTGGGCGCCGGAGATTCCATACTTGCGGTTAATGACGAAGAAGGGCACACCTGTAATACCAAGCAGGCTTCCTTCTTGCTCATTTCCCCTAACCTCTGCCGTGAAAGCCGTTCCTGCCAGCATGGTCTCCGTCTCGGACTTTTCAAGGCCGGCCTCTTCAGCCAAACTAGCCAATGTAGCGTGATCGCCAATATGTTTGCCTTCGGTAAAGTAAGCTTTAAATAGGCGTTCATTCATTTCTTTCTCTTTACCTTTTGATTCAGCAAAGTGCATCAAGCGATGAGCATCGAACGAATTGGTTAAGACCACTTTGTTCAAATGATAATCGAGTCCCAATTCTTTAGCCTGTTGCGTCAGGTTTTGGCTGCTCGCTTCCACCTGCGCTTGGGACATGCCGTATTTCTTGGCCAACATTTCATTTTGAGTCATATTGATATCCCGCTCAGCCTCTGGATTCAACTCAAAACTGCGAAATGAGACCTCTACCTGATCTTTATTTTCAAACTGCTTTAACGCCTCTTCGAATCGACGCTTTCCTATATAACAGAACGGACATTGATAATCCGACCAAATTTCCACCTTCATGTAACTACCTCCTATTTTAAGTGCAATCGCATTAAGCACATTATATAATCCTGGGTATCCTCTTGCAAGGATATTACCCCAGACACTCATTTTCAAAATTGGTGAAGTCGACTTTTTTCATGAATTCTTCCAATGTATAGCCCTTTAGCAGGCGCAATGTTTCCTTTTCGGCTTCGTTCATGATCTCCTCCAATGCCGTATCCAGCTGCTTCCCGACTTCCCCGCATTCGCTCGTTTCCATACAAACAAGGCATTCCGGCCTTACCGCTTGATACACATCCGCCAAAGTAAGCTGAGACGCAGGCACCTTCAAGCTATAACCGCCTTCCCGTCCTTCCTTTGTTTCAACGATCCCCGCAGCTGCAAGCTGGGCCATCACCCTTCTTAAAAAAGTGGCGTGTGACTTCACCTTTAAGGCGATTGCCGAACTTGTCAGGAGCTTTTCGCTTTGTGCGAGCCAAACCAGAGAGTGAATGGCAATAGCGAAACGCGGCGGTCCGATTTGATTGTTTCGATTACCTGAAGACATGATTATCCCCCCTTACGCCCTATCCATGGTAAGGTCATTATACTATGTTACGTGCTCCTGAACAAATGGCGCAGTTTCCGTTTTTTCGACCCAGTGCACGATATTCCGGACTGGCAAAAGCATCTTTTGCCGGGTTTTCCAATTCTACTGAATAATTTGTACATTTTCATATAAATAAGCTTCTTCGGGTGCCTTTATTTTCTTCGACTCTCTTAAATCGATCACAGGTACGGGCTCCCCTTTATACCTTCCTTTTTTTAATGTCCCTGTAATCGTATACCAATCATTCGTCTTCATTCCTTCCACATTCCCGTTGACCATATATCCGTATAACGTCGCATCGACCACACAGCAGGACATGGAGAGGCGGGAGATGGCCATTTGTTTTTTCGTAAATGTATCCTCACGGTATATGAACCCCGAAATCTCTATTTCCTTCCCCTCGATCGTATCGAGGTTGTTCAGTAAATCATCCAGTACTTCAAAATAATTATCATCAGTTACTGAGATTTTCTCCCCATTCGCATGTTTCCCTGAATTATACGAGCTTACCAGCTGTGTCTGCTGCTTCGCCAGCCCCCTTTTCGCCAGTACTTCCCCGCTTAATGTAAAATCGGTCAAGATGAAGCCCAGAAGAATCGGAATGAAGAACAAACTATAATTCAGGACCAGTGCGGACGCGGAAGACTCTCCATTCGATCCGCAATCACAAGGATGTCCACCTGGTTTTTGTTTTTTCATTCGGATGAGGCTGATCACTAAAAAGGCAAAAAGCGCCGCCAATGCATATGGAATCATTTTGGGTGCAATCAATTTCGTTAAATATCCTGAAACATACAATTTAAAGATCATGAGACCCAGTCCAAGCAACAGCAATCCTTCAAGCCTCTGGATAAATAAACGTTTCATCAGAAGCCCCCCTTACTGATCAATCCACTTGCAATCAGGCATAGGCTGAAGACGATTGCGAAAACAAGCAGAACATACGTGACGACGAAGCTCCGTTTAAAACAGGACATCATGATCAGGACATTTTTCAAATCCAGCATGGGACCAAATACAAGAAAACCGAGTATGGAGCCTGGCAGGAAGCTATGGGAAAAGGAGGCAGCAACGAAAGCATCGGCTGATGAACAGAGTGAAAGCAAAAATGCAATGCCCATCATCAATGCCGTGCCTTTTATTGGCGCCTGACCAATACCGGCCATTACGGACCGATCCATAAACACTTGAAATACACTGGCAAGCAATGCTCCGATGATAAAGTATCTGCCGACCATAAAAAACTCCTGTGAAGTATGTTCCATGAAGCTTGTCCATTTACTGGACTGAAGATCATGTACATGCCCGTGTACCAGTTCCTGCTTCTCCTCTTTCACCACATCTTTCGTGCTGAATATATGAATGAATAAACCTGCAATTATGGCCGTCAGGACACAAAGAATGATTCTTCCATATAGAATGGACGGATTATTTTGGAAAGCATAATAAGTTGAGCCGAACACGATGACATTCAATATTGGGGCAGTTACGAGCAAGACCACACCTGCATGGATCGGGACACCCTTTTGGATCAATCTCCGGACGACCGGGATGATTGCACATTCGCAAACCGGAATGACCAGCGCCGCCCCTATCGCAGCAAAAATGGCCGTCAGGGGTCTTTTTGGTATCATCCGCTGAATGATTTCTTCACTGATGAACAACTGGATGAACGATGAGGCAATGGCCCCCAGGAACAGGAAAGGAATCGATTCTAAAAACAATCCCAAAAACACGACGAACACAGAGTGAAGCATCGGGTAGCCCGAGAAATCTAGCGCTTTGGGAATGAATAGATCGCCTAGGAAAAAGAATGCCAGCATCGAAAACAGCAGCATCACTAACAGCAAATTTCCCGTGTATCGTTTCAAAAGCATATTCTACCACCTCACAAATCAAAATTATTACGATTTAAGTCCGGATTCGGTCTAGTATATGCTTTTGATAGGATGAACAGAACATGAAAAAAAGAGAATGGAAGAACATTCCCCACCCTCATTTATTTCTTCGATATAAATCCCTGCTCTTGTAACCTTCTCCTAAAATCGTTTTCATTTCCTTGCGCCGTTTCACTTGGGTAGCCTCTTGTTTTGCACTATACACGTAACGGGCCCAATCCTTGCGATACCCCGGGGTAAGTGATTGATAAAACGCAAGCAAATCAGGAGAATCCTGCAAATCTTTCTCAATTTCTGAAACCATTTCGATATAATCATCTACTGATTGGCTTGCTTTAATAGATGGACGGTTCCTATTTTTCGAATCTTCTTTCAATCCGACTACCGTAAAGACATCATCCAACCCGACCATACGTGCAAACTTCAGGTCACTCGAGCCAACATAACCATCATCATCCGCACCAAGGCCTTGCATCAGATCATCACGATGAATATATGTAGCATATTCTTTATTACCTTTCTTGGGGTAAGCCAAATAAATATAGCCGTTTATACTCAAATGATTTTTCTCGATCACCTTATCCACGATTCCTTTTAAAGAATCCATATCCAATACAAAAGCAAATATAAGATCATAGGCAATTTCAGTAAGCTCTGTATCGTAATCCGGCAGCTCTGCTAAATAATCCGCCCCGGCTGGCAGATTCAAGACTGCCACCCTTTCATATTTATGTAAATTCAGTTTTTCTACTATTGTTTTAGCCATTGGCATTCACCATCCTCGTTCATTTTGTCCATCCTCAGTTTATAAGCTCCCCATTGCGTTAGCAACTTTTCTTATGGTTTCCTTATTCAAGAAAAAAAGGACGGGAAATAATTCTCCCGCCCTTTTTAAAATATTGGCTTGAACACCGAAGGCTAAAGCACCTAGTAACACACCAATCGATCAGCCTCCCATTGCATTACCCGCAAATGTAACATCATACAAGCCCCCATAGCTAATGGGGCAACATGCAACCTAAAGCTTCGTCTAAGTAACGGATTTTTAGCCAATAAACTTAACGTAATTTAATGGAACCGCCATCCACCATGATTGTTTGACCAGTAATATAATCAGAATCCTCACTTGCCAGGAATACAGCTGTACGCCCGATGTCACTTTCAAGCTCACCAAGTCTTCTTAGAGGAATTTTGGCTAGCATGCTTTGATAATATTCTGGTTGTTCTTCTGCCCATTGAAGCATGCCAGGTGATTTGGCAATCGGGGAAATGATATTTACATTGATGCCGAATGGACCGAATTCATTTGCTGCAACACGGGTAATTCCTCGGATTGCTTCTTTTGCTGCTGCATACGTACCTTGATTGACATCACCATTAATCCCTGCACCTGATGCAAAGTTAATGATTTTGCCCTGTGTTTCCTTTAAGTAAGGCAATGCGGCTTGCATGAGGTAGAAGGTTGGATAGAATCCAGTATTAAAGGATAAATCCAATTCTTTTTGTGTTGTGTCAGCAATGGAGGCCATTCGTGAAGCGTGTGCATTATTTACCAAGATATCGATTTTCCCGAATTTATCAGCCACTTCTTTAACAATTGAAGCCAATTTGTCATGCTCTGCTAGATTAGCTTGGATGAATATGGATTCTGGTTGATATTCTTGTAATTCTTTTATGGTTTGGTTCCCAAGCTCTTCATTTAAATCGATGATTGCCACTTTTGCTCCTTCTTTAACAAAAGCCATGGCCATACCTTTACCAATTCCGCCAGCTGCCCCAGTGATGATAGCGGTTTTCCCTTGAAGTCTACTCATTTTTCTATCCCCTTTTTAAAACATGTATTTTTAAAATGCAATGAACTGCCTGTATGCATATAGCATTCAATCATGCTTTTTACATCAGTATTATGAATATGCACTTGAGCATGAACCCATAATATATAACGTTGACTGATAAGTCAATCAAAAAGTTGACTGATGAGTCAACCAAAAATGCATTCGCTAAAAAACGAGGAGAATCACCCTTTTCCATCGAAATAAGTTAGTGAATGTTAAAAAGCCCCATCACTCACTATTTTTTATCATAAACTTATATGGTAGAGTGTTTATGAACAGAAAAATTTCCTACCGGTCTTTTTTTTAAATAAGCCATATGCAACAATGATGAAATATTATTCAGCAAGTGAGGAATCAACGATGGCTCCAAAAAATGATGAACAATTTAAGATAATCCGAGATCGACGCTATGAGGAAATCAGTAGTGCTGCACTGAAGATTTTCGCACGCAAGGGCTTTGCAGCAACAAAAATCAGCGATATTACTTCATCCGTGAATTTAAGTCATGGACTCTTTTACCATTACTTTAAATCAAAAGAGAATATTTATGTTTCCATTATCATGAACGTACTGGATATGTTCATTGAAACAGTGAATGAAGCGGAAAATAGAAAGGGCACACCTTGGGATCAACTGGTTTGGTTCACTGAACTTACTTTTTCCGGTTCACCAGAGGAAGCCTCGGACCGCCGTGTTCTTGTTAATGAAGCTCAACATTCTGACACGCTCTCTAATGAGATTAAACAAGAATTGAATCAAAAATATGCTACAGCCATGAAAGGGATTGCCCGTATTATCAGTAAAGGACA
This sequence is a window from Brevibacillus sp. JNUCC-41. Protein-coding genes within it:
- a CDS encoding TIGR03943 family putative permease subunit — its product is MKRLFIQRLEGLLLLGLGLMIFKLYVSGYLTKLIAPKMIPYALAALFAFLVISLIRMKKQKPGGHPCDCGSNGESSASALVLNYSLFFIPILLGFILTDFTLSGEVLAKRGLAKQQTQLVSSYNSGKHANGEKISVTDDNYFEVLDDLLNNLDTIEGKEIEISGFIYREDTFTKKQMAISRLSMSCCVVDATLYGYMVNGNVEGMKTNDWYTITGTLKKGRYKGEPVPVIDLRESKKIKAPEEAYLYENVQIIQ
- a CDS encoding permease, giving the protein MLLKRYTGNLLLVMLLFSMLAFFFLGDLFIPKALDFSGYPMLHSVFVVFLGLFLESIPFLFLGAIASSFIQLFISEEIIQRMIPKRPLTAIFAAIGAALVIPVCECAIIPVVRRLIQKGVPIHAGVVLLVTAPILNVIVFGSTYYAFQNNPSILYGRIILCVLTAIIAGLFIHIFSTKDVVKEEKQELVHGHVHDLQSSKWTSFMEHTSQEFFMVGRYFIIGALLASVFQVFMDRSVMAGIGQAPIKGTALMMGIAFLLSLCSSADAFVAASFSHSFLPGSILGFLVFGPMLDLKNVLIMMSCFKRSFVVTYVLLVFAIVFSLCLIASGLISKGGF
- a CDS encoding DsbA family oxidoreductase — translated: MKVEIWSDYQCPFCYIGKRRFEEALKQFENKDQVEVSFRSFELNPEAERDINMTQNEMLAKKYGMSQAQVEASSQNLTQQAKELGLDYHLNKVVLTNSFDAHRLMHFAESKGKEKEMNERLFKAYFTEGKHIGDHATLASLAEEAGLEKSETETMLAGTAFTAEVRGNEQEGSLLGITGVPFFVINRKYGISGAQPTEAFLDTLKKVWAEENPLTIVNDPATGDTCTDGSCNVPEK
- a CDS encoding YdeI/OmpD-associated family protein, with translation MAKTIVEKLNLHKYERVAVLNLPAGADYLAELPDYDTELTEIAYDLIFAFVLDMDSLKGIVDKVIEKNHLSINGYIYLAYPKKGNKEYATYIHRDDLMQGLGADDDGYVGSSDLKFARMVGLDDVFTVVGLKEDSKNRNRPSIKASQSVDDYIEMVSEIEKDLQDSPDLLAFYQSLTPGYRKDWARYVYSAKQEATQVKRRKEMKTILGEGYKSRDLYRRNK
- a CDS encoding RrF2 family transcriptional regulator is translated as MSSGNRNNQIGPPRFAIAIHSLVWLAQSEKLLTSSAIALKVKSHATFLRRVMAQLAAAGIVETKEGREGGYSLKVPASQLTLADVYQAVRPECLVCMETSECGEVGKQLDTALEEIMNEAEKETLRLLKGYTLEEFMKKVDFTNFENECLG
- a CDS encoding SDR family NAD(P)-dependent oxidoreductase — encoded protein: MSRLQGKTAIITGAAGGIGKGMAMAFVKEGAKVAIIDLNEELGNQTIKELQEYQPESIFIQANLAEHDKLASIVKEVADKFGKIDILVNNAHASRMASIADTTQKELDLSFNTGFYPTFYLMQAALPYLKETQGKIINFASGAGINGDVNQGTYAAAKEAIRGITRVAANEFGPFGINVNIISPIAKSPGMLQWAEEQPEYYQSMLAKIPLRRLGELESDIGRTAVFLASEDSDYITGQTIMVDGGSIKLR
- a CDS encoding TetR/AcrR family transcriptional regulator, with the protein product MAPKNDEQFKIIRDRRYEEISSAALKIFARKGFAATKISDITSSVNLSHGLFYHYFKSKENIYVSIIMNVLDMFIETVNEAENRKGTPWDQLVWFTELTFSGSPEEASDRRVLVNEAQHSDTLSNEIKQELNQKYATAMKGIARIISKGQQEGIFVDGDPLELAIYFISLNQGLLLWNSKDIHPIKVSVNQVMRQLQV